One region of Coregonus clupeaformis isolate EN_2021a chromosome 31, ASM2061545v1, whole genome shotgun sequence genomic DNA includes:
- the col1a1b gene encoding collagen, type I, alpha 1b, producing MFSFVDIRLALLLSATVLLARGQGEDDSGFGSCSLDGQQYNDKDVWKPEPCQICVCDSGTVMCDEVICEDTTDCADPIIPDGECCPICPESEGPQVPEVPEPEGPQGGVGPTGDDGPEGVPGNDGMDGQPGLPGPPGPPGPPGLGGGNFSPQMHHGYDQKSSGGQAQQGPMGPMGPRGLPGPPGNTGPPGHHGPPGEPGEPGGSGPMGERGPMGPLGKNGDNGEPGRSGRPGERGSAGPQGGRGTPGTPGLPGIKGHRGFNGMDGAKGDGGPAGPKGEGGAPGSNGNPGAMGARGLPGERGRPGPAGSSGARGNDGNSGPAGSPGPTGPSGAPGFPGGAGAKGETGPQGGRGSDGPQGSRGEPGNPGPAGAAGPSGAPGSDGQTGGKGATGAAGISGAPGFPGTRGPAGPPGSGGSPGPKGNQGEHGAQGSKGEPGVKGEPGSAGPGGPPGPSGEEGKRGARGEPGGAGGVGPPGERGMPGMRGFPGSDGAAGGKGGPGERGANGPMGAQGATGEAGRPGEPGMPGSKGMTGSPGSPGPDGKVGPAGITGNDGRSGPPGSSGARGQPGVMGFPGPKGPAGDNGKPGERGEAGAVGGVGAPGKDGDSGAPGPQGPAGAQGEKGEGGPAGPNGFQGLPGTQGATGEPGKAGDQGVPGEVGGPGPSGSRGERGFPGERGGTGSVGPAGPRGANGSPGNDGARGETGAAGAPGGMGAPGLQGMPGERGSGGNPGTKGDRGDGGPKGADGGPGKDGMRGMTGPIGPPGPPGAHGEKGEGGLGGPPGPTGGRGSPGERGEHGAPGPAGFAGPPGADGQPGNKGETGNNGPKGDAGAPGPGGPVGAPGPQGPAGNSGTKGARGAPGSPGASGMPGPGGRVGPPGGSGAPGPAGPPGPAGKEGQRGGRGETGNAGRPGEAGAAGPPGSSGPSGAKGNDGPMGAPGTPGPGGIAGQRGIVGGPGGRGPSGNAGTPGPAGEPGKQGPGGPVGERGSPGPMGPPGLSGAPGEAGREGSTGHDGVSGRDGPPGSKGDRGENGHAGSPGAPGPPGAPGPSGASGKTGSRGETGPAGPAGPNGPAGSRGGLGPAGARGDKGEAGEGGERGHKGHRGLNGMPGLPGPAGSPGESGPAGLNGPSGPRGPHGSSGSPGKDGMNGLPGPIGPPGPRGRNGEMGAAGAPGSPGLPGPPGPAGGGFHVAPIYNQEKGPDPMRGGGYHYRADEPDMMNDRDMEVDTTLKSISQKVENIRSPEGSQKNPARMCRDIRMCHPEWKSGQYWVDPNQGSPLDAVQVYCNMETGETCVYPSQDTVPMKNWYTSKNIREKKHIWFSESMDNGFQFHYGSEGSNPEDVNIQLTFMRLMSNEASQNVTYHCKNSIAYMDEATGNLKKALLLQGANEIEIRAEGNSRFTYTVSEDGCTSHTGTWGKTVIDYKTSKTSRLPIIDIAPMDVGAPDQEFGVEVGPVCFV from the exons ATGTTCAGCTTTGTGGATATTCGGTTAGCGCTGTTGCTAAGCGCAACAGTGCTATTGGCAAGAGGTCAAGGAGAGGACGATA gcggattcggcagctgctcgtTGGACGGCCAACAGTACAACGATAAGGATGTATGGAAACCAGAACCCTGCCAGATCTGCGTCTGCGACAGCGGAACCGTTATGTGCGACGAAGTGATTTGCGAGGACACAACCGACTGCGCCGACCCTATCATCCCCGACGGCGAATGCTGTCCTATCTGCCCCGAAAGCGAGG GTCCCCAGGTACCAGAGGTGCCTGAGCCAGAG GGACCACAGGGAGGCGTTGGCCCCACTGGTGATGAT GGTCCTGAGGGTGTTCCAGGTAACGATGGCATGGATGGCCAGCCTGGCCTGCCCGGCCCCCCAGGCCCCCCTGGACCTCCTGGCCTTGGTGGCGGA AACTTCTCTCCTCAGATGCACCATGGTTATGACCAGAAATCCAGCGGTGGCCAGGCCCAACAGGGACCAATG GGCCCAATGGGTCCCCGTGGTCTCCCTGGCCCACCAGGCAACACT GGTCCCCCCGGTCACCATGGTCCCCCTGGCGAGCCCGGTGAGCCTGGTGGTTCT GGTCCCATGGGTGAACGTGGTCCAATGGGCCCCCTTGGCAAGAACGGAGATAAT gGTGAGCCTGGCAGGTCTGGTCGCCCCGGTGAGCGTGGCTCCGCTGGCCCTCAG GGTGGTCGTGGAACCCCCGGAACTCCTGGCCTCCCCGGCATCAAGGGACACAGA GGTTTCAACGGTATGGATGGAGCCAAGGGAGACGGTGGCCCAGCTGGCCCCAAG GGAGAGGGTGGTGCCCCTGGATCCAACGGTAACCCCGGTGCTATG GGTGCTCGTGGTCTTCCTGGTGAGAGAGGCCGCCCCGGACCCGCTGGCTCTTCT GGTGCTCGTGGTAACGATGGTAACTCTGGTCCTGCTGGATCCCCT GGACCCACTGGCCCATCTGGTGCCCCTGGATTCCCCGGAGGTGCTGGAGCTAAG GGAGAGACTGGTCCTCAAGGAGGACGTGGCTCAGACGGACCCCAAGGATCTCGAGGAGAGCCCGGTAACCCCGGACCCGCTGGTGCTGCTGGACCCTCT GGTGCCCCCGGAAGTGATGGCCAAACAGGAGGCAAGGGTGCCACT GGTGCTGCTGGTATCTCTGGTGCTCCTGGTTTCCCAGGAACTCGTGGCCCCGCTGGACCACCCGGATCTGGTGGTAGCCCCGGCCCCAAGGGTAACCAG GGTGAGCACGGAGCCCAAGGTTCCAAGGGAGAGCCCGGTGTAAAGGGAGAGCCT GGTTCCGCTGGTCCTGGGGGACCCCCTGGACCCTCTggtgaggagggaaagagaggcgCCCGTGGTGAGCCCGGTGGAGCTGGTGGTGTTGGACCCCCTGGAGAGCGT GGTATGCCTGGTATGCGTGGTTTCCCCGGCTCTGATGGAGCTGCCGGTGGCAAG GGTGGCCCTGGTGAGCGTGGAGCCAATGGACCAATGGGAGCCCAAGGTGCCACTGGTGAGGCTGGTCGTCCTGGCGAGCCTGGCATGCCCGGATCCAAG GGTATGACTGGTAGCCCTGGCAGCCCTGGACCCGATGGGAAAGTTGGCCCTGCT GGTATCACTGGAAACGATGGTCGCTCCGGACCCCCAGGCTCCTCTGGAGCCAGAGGTCAGCCTGGAGTCATGGGATTCCCCGGACCCAAAGGACCTGCT GGTGACAACGGCAAGCCCGGTGAGAGAGGTGAAGCCGGAGCTGTTGGTGGTGTT GGTGCTCCTGGTAAAGATGGTGACTCTGGTGCTCCTGGACCCCAAGGCCCTGCT GGTGCtcaaggagagaaaggagagggtggCCCTGCCGGACCTAATGGATTCCAA GGTCTGCCTGGAACCCAGGGAGCTACTGGTGAGCCTGGAAAGGCTGGTGACCAG GGTGTGCCCGGTGAGGTTGGAGGTCCCGGCCCCAGTGGATCCAGA gGTGAAAGAGGTTTCCCAGGCGAGCGTGGTGGCACCGGATCTGTTGGCCCCGCAGGACCTCGTGGAGCCAATGGTTCTCCTGGTAACGATGGTGCTAGG GGTGAGACTGGTGCTGCTGGTGCCCCTGGTGGTATGGGAGCTCCAGGTCTGCAGGGAATGCCTGGAGAGCGTGGCTCAGGTGGCAACCCCGGGACCAAGGGAGATAGAGGTGATGGTGGCCCCAAGGGAGCCGACGGTGGCCCAGGAAAAGACGGCATGCGTGGTATGACTGGACCCATCGGACCCCCCGGACCCCCTGGTGCTCATGGAGAGAAG ggTGAGGGAGGTCTCGGTGGCCCCCCTGGCCCCACTGGAGGTCGCGGTTCCCCT GGCGAGCGTGGTGAGCATGGTGCCCCTGGACCAGCTGGATTCGCTGGACCCCCT GGTGCTGATGGTCAGCCTGGCAACAAGGGAGAGACCGGTAACAACGGCCCCAAGGGTGATGCTGGTGCTCCCGGGCCCGGTGGACCTGTTGGTGCTCCCGGACCTCAG GGTCCCGCTGGTAATTCTGGTACTAAAGGAGCTCGTGGTGCACCTGGATCCCCT ggTGCTTCTGGTATGCCTGGTCCCGGTGGAAGAGTTGGACCTCCTGGTGGAAGT GGAGCCCCCGGACCCGCAGGCCCCCCCGGCCCCGCTGGTAAAGAGGGACAGAGGGGTGGACGTGGTGAAACTGGTAATGCTGGTCGCCCCGGTGAGGCTGGAGCCGCCGGACCTCCAGGATCCTCAGGACCCTCTGGAGCTAAGGGTAACGATGGTCCGATG GGAGCCCCAGGAACCCCCGGACCTGGAGGTATTGCTGGACAGCGTGGTATTGTGGGGGGCCCCGGAGGAAGGGGACCCTCTGGTAATGCAGGAACACCAGGACCAGCT GGAGAGCCCGGTAAGCAGGGACCTGGCGGCCCCGTCGGTGAGCGTGGCTCCCCTGGCCCCATGGGACCCCCTGGACTTTCTGGTGCGCCCGGTGAAGCTGGTCGTGAGGGTTCCACTGGTCACGATGGTGTTTCCGGTCGCGATGGACCCCCCGGCTCCAAG GGTGACCGTGGTGAGAATGGTCATGCTGGTTCCCCTGGTGCTCCTGGACCTCCCGGTGCCCCCGGTCCCTCTGGTGCTTCTGGCAAGACAGGTAGCCGCGGAGAGACT ggtcctGCTGGTCCCGCTGGCCCTAACGGTCCTGCTGGTTCTCGTGGTGGTCTT GGACCTGCTGGTGCTCGTGGAGACAAGGGAGAggctggagagggtggagagagaggccaCAAGGGACACAGAGGTTTAAATGGCATGCCCGGTCTTCCTGGACCCGCT GGTTCCCCTGGTGAGTCTGGGCCTGCTGGACTTAACGGACCTTCTGGACCTCGA GGACCCCACGGTTCTTCTGGCTCCCCCGGAAAAGATGGCATGAACGGTCTGCCTGGACCTATCGGACCCCCCGGACCCCGTGGTCGCAATGGAGAGATGGGAGCTGCT GGTGCTCCTGGTTCTCCTGGTCTGCCTGGACCCCCAGGTCCCGCTGGCGGCGGCTTCCATGTCGCACCGATCTACAACCAGGAGAAGGGACCTGACCCCATGCGTGGAGGAGGATACCACTACCGCGCTGATGAGCCTGACATGATGAACGACCGTGACATGGAGGTGGACACCACCCTGAAGAGCATCAGCCAGAAGGTGGAGAACATCCGCAGCCCTGAGGGATCCCAGAAGAACCCCGCCCGCATGTGCCGTGACATCAGGATGTGCCACCCCGAGTGGAAGAGCG GCCAGTACTGGGTGGACCCAAACCAGGGGTCTCCTCTGGATGCTGTCCAGGTCTACTGCAACATGGAAACCGGAGAGACCTGTGTCTACCCATCCCAGGATACCGTccccatgaagaactggtacaccAGCAAGAACATCAGGGAGAAGAAGCACATCTGGTTCTCAGAGTCTATGGACAATGGCTTCCAG ttccACTATGGTAGCGAGGGCTCCAACCCAGAGGACGTCAACATCCAGCTGACCTTCATGCGCCTGATGTCCAACGAAGCGTCCCAGAACGTCACGTACCACTGCAAGAACAGCATCGCCTACATGGATGAGGCCACGGGCAACCTGAAGAAGGCCCTGCTGCTCCAGGGAGCCAACGAGATCGAGATCAGAGCCGAGGGCAACAGCCGCTTCACATACACCGTCAGCGAGGACGGCTGCACG TCACATACCGGCACATGGGGCAAGACAGTCATCGACTACAAGACATCAAAAACATCTCGCCTGCCCATCATTGACATCGCTCCTATGGACGTTGGTGCACCTGATCAGGAGTTTGGCGTCGAAGTTGGCCCCGTCTGCTTCgtataa